In a single window of the Acidobacteriota bacterium genome:
- a CDS encoding DUF2695 domain-containing protein, with protein sequence MPILKKREIENLEQMTTEELRTFLESLPAGQATIGYLLDFVEDELYENECNHSLQYSMRFMMDNGLDFGKVTSWLNNNGGYCDCKVMEQIAPVWRRKFGDD encoded by the coding sequence ATGCCGATACTGAAAAAACGCGAGATCGAGAATCTCGAACAGATGACCACGGAGGAACTGCGGACGTTTCTCGAAAGCCTTCCCGCAGGTCAGGCGACGATAGGTTACTTACTCGATTTCGTGGAAGATGAACTGTACGAGAACGAGTGCAATCACAGCCTGCAGTATTCGATGCGGTTCATGATGGACAACGGGCTCGATTTCGGTAAAGTAACAAGTTGGCTGAACAACAATGGAGGTTATTGCGACTGCAAGGTAATGGAACAGATCGCCCCTGTTTGGCGAAGAAAGTTTGGCGATGATTGA
- a CDS encoding GerMN domain-containing protein: protein MRILTTLLFLALTVSAFGQSAGTTKIKVFFLNEKDDPNIEDCTAVKPTVREIPKTAGIARAALLELFKGVNADEKAKGFVSFEPESTSGILKGLNIKNRVAFVNFDDVVYEKLGNATTSCGSGFFTSIEKTLKQFPSIRKVVYAVEGDTEGFYEWVQVGECPHGKRLCSKANFR, encoded by the coding sequence ATGAGAATACTGACCACTTTGCTTTTTCTCGCTCTTACAGTTTCGGCTTTTGGGCAATCAGCTGGCACGACAAAGATAAAGGTGTTTTTTCTGAATGAGAAAGACGATCCGAATATCGAGGACTGCACGGCGGTCAAGCCAACGGTCAGGGAAATTCCTAAGACTGCCGGCATTGCCCGTGCGGCACTGCTCGAACTTTTCAAAGGCGTAAATGCCGACGAAAAAGCGAAAGGATTCGTTTCGTTCGAACCGGAAAGCACTTCAGGCATTTTGAAGGGGCTGAACATCAAGAACCGCGTCGCGTTCGTGAACTTTGACGATGTCGTTTACGAAAAGCTCGGCAATGCGACCACCAGTTGCGGCAGCGGCTTTTTCACGAGTATCGAGAAGACATTGAAGCAGTTTCCGTCGATCCGTAAAGTTGTCTATGCTGTCGAAGGAGACACTGAGGGATTTTACGAATGGGTACAGGTCGGCGAATGTCCGCATGGAAAACGGCTTTGCTCGAAAGCTAATTTTCGCTAA
- the uvrA gene encoding excinuclease ABC subunit UvrA, whose protein sequence is MRPAKKLASMKVRGARVHNLKNISVSIPFNSLTVVTGVSGSGKSSLAFDTVYAEGQRRYVESLSAYARQFLERMDKPDVDEITGLAPAIAIRQKNSTRNPRSTVATQTEIYDYLRLLYSRAGTTICYQCGQEVKKDSPESAGEDTLTKLEDGTRFYVLFSVHTIEHSAKPRSKKSTTGLSVKAALISLLQQGFSRLYRNGETIELTKPEDYAFNDLNETYVLVDRLKSSPDIRQSLVDSLEMCFREGHEAVIITADGGSRLRFSDRFLCKNDGTQYDEPDPQLFSFNSPYGACPTCQGFGNTIGVDYGLVIPDRLKSINEGAIEPFTRPQHSWAQKELLKYAASVGIDTKAAFADLPEFHQRWIIDGEDGWRGVKGFFEWLETKKYKLHVRVFLAKYRGYTKCPDCGGSRLRREARDVKVGGRSLSDILDMSITDAAAFFDSLEFDAERAKIAEKLLLEIRRRLKFLVDVGLDYLTLSRLASTLSGGEAQRIQLATNLGSLLVGTLYVLDEPSIGLHPRDNTRLIRILEGLRDIGNTLLVVEHDIDTMNAADHLIDIGPLAGEIGGTVVFEGSKAELLKSPDSLTGKYLRGEMSVKVPQSRRKPGKDKIRITGAREHNLKGVDVDIPLGLLTCITGVSGSGKSTLVHDILYAGLKKQRGDWTGHVGLFKEITGGDPIDDIVLVDQSPIGRTPRSNPVTYVKAYDVIREIFSGTQGAKAKGFTASHFSFNVPGGRCEVCQGSGTVTVEMQFLADVELTCDDCRGTRFREDILNVRFKGKNIAEALDLTVREAIVFFKDSKKLQSRLKLLDAVGLGYLRLGQSATTLSGGEAQRVKLASHMAQTGKANTLFIFDEPTTGLHFDDINKLLSAFRALLDNGASLIVIEHNLDVIKTADWVIDLGPEGGVGGGELVAIGPPEKIAREPASHTGRFLKEVLN, encoded by the coding sequence ATGCGGCCTGCAAAGAAACTTGCATCAATGAAGGTTCGCGGTGCCCGCGTTCACAATCTCAAGAACATCAGCGTTTCCATTCCTTTCAACAGCTTAACGGTTGTTACTGGCGTTTCCGGCTCGGGAAAATCCAGCCTTGCCTTTGACACCGTCTATGCCGAAGGCCAACGCCGATACGTCGAATCTCTGTCAGCCTATGCACGCCAGTTTCTGGAACGGATGGATAAGCCGGATGTGGACGAGATAACCGGCCTCGCACCGGCGATCGCAATACGGCAAAAGAACTCCACGCGTAATCCGCGTTCGACGGTTGCCACGCAGACGGAGATCTACGATTACCTACGTCTGCTTTATTCGCGTGCCGGCACGACGATCTGTTATCAGTGCGGTCAGGAAGTGAAGAAGGATTCACCTGAATCAGCCGGAGAAGACACGCTTACGAAGCTCGAAGACGGCACGCGTTTTTATGTGCTCTTTTCGGTCCACACCATTGAGCACTCGGCAAAACCGCGATCAAAGAAAAGTACGACAGGCCTCAGCGTTAAGGCCGCTCTCATCTCGCTATTGCAGCAGGGGTTTTCGCGGCTTTACCGCAATGGCGAGACGATCGAGCTTACGAAACCTGAGGATTACGCGTTCAATGATCTCAACGAAACGTACGTCCTGGTCGACCGGCTAAAGTCATCGCCGGACATTCGTCAAAGTCTTGTCGATTCTCTCGAGATGTGCTTTCGCGAAGGCCATGAGGCAGTGATCATCACGGCAGACGGCGGCAGTCGGTTGCGCTTCTCCGACCGTTTTCTGTGTAAGAACGACGGGACACAATACGATGAGCCCGATCCGCAGTTATTCAGTTTCAATTCGCCTTATGGTGCGTGTCCGACGTGTCAGGGATTCGGCAACACCATCGGCGTTGATTATGGCCTCGTCATTCCCGATCGGCTCAAATCGATCAATGAAGGTGCCATTGAGCCATTTACTCGTCCGCAACACAGTTGGGCACAGAAAGAACTTCTGAAATATGCAGCATCCGTCGGCATCGACACGAAAGCTGCGTTCGCGGATCTGCCGGAATTTCATCAGCGTTGGATAATCGACGGCGAAGACGGCTGGCGCGGTGTGAAAGGGTTCTTTGAATGGCTGGAGACCAAGAAATACAAACTCCACGTTCGCGTATTTCTTGCAAAATATCGCGGCTATACAAAATGCCCCGACTGCGGCGGATCGCGCCTTCGTCGCGAAGCACGTGATGTCAAGGTCGGCGGCCGTTCCCTATCCGATATTTTGGATATGTCGATCACCGATGCGGCGGCATTCTTTGACAGCCTGGAGTTTGATGCGGAAAGGGCAAAGATCGCCGAAAAGCTGCTTCTCGAAATACGCCGCCGCTTGAAATTCCTGGTAGATGTCGGACTCGACTATCTTACGCTAAGCCGTTTGGCATCAACGCTTTCCGGCGGTGAAGCACAGAGAATTCAACTTGCAACGAACCTCGGCTCATTGCTTGTCGGGACGCTATACGTTCTCGACGAGCCGAGCATCGGTCTTCACCCGCGTGATAATACGAGGTTGATCCGCATTTTGGAAGGCCTGCGCGACATCGGAAATACCCTGCTAGTAGTCGAACACGACATCGATACGATGAACGCCGCGGACCACCTAATCGACATCGGCCCGTTGGCGGGTGAAATCGGCGGCACAGTGGTTTTCGAAGGCAGCAAAGCGGAATTATTGAAATCGCCTGATTCTTTGACCGGCAAATACCTCCGAGGCGAGATGAGCGTCAAAGTACCCCAATCGCGGCGAAAGCCCGGCAAAGATAAGATCCGCATAACCGGCGCCCGAGAGCATAACCTGAAAGGCGTCGATGTCGATATTCCGCTCGGGCTTTTGACATGCATTACCGGAGTTTCGGGCTCCGGCAAATCGACCCTTGTCCACGACATTTTGTATGCCGGGCTGAAAAAACAGCGCGGCGATTGGACCGGCCATGTGGGGCTTTTCAAAGAGATAACGGGCGGCGACCCCATCGACGATATCGTGCTAGTCGATCAATCGCCTATCGGCAGGACGCCGCGCTCAAATCCCGTAACTTACGTGAAAGCCTATGATGTGATCCGCGAGATCTTTTCAGGCACACAGGGAGCAAAGGCAAAAGGTTTTACGGCGTCGCACTTTTCTTTCAATGTACCCGGCGGACGCTGTGAAGTGTGTCAGGGCAGCGGCACAGTGACGGTCGAAATGCAGTTCCTTGCCGACGTCGAGCTAACGTGCGATGACTGCCGCGGCACACGTTTTCGCGAAGACATCCTTAACGTAAGATTCAAAGGAAAGAACATTGCGGAAGCTCTGGATCTGACGGTCCGTGAAGCCATCGTCTTTTTTAAGGATTCGAAAAAACTGCAGTCGCGTCTGAAATTGCTCGATGCGGTCGGACTTGGCTACCTGCGTCTCGGCCAGTCGGCGACCACGCTCTCGGGCGGCGAGGCACAGCGTGTGAAACTCGCGTCGCATATGGCGCAGACCGGAAAGGCGAATACGCTTTTCATCTTTGATGAGCCGACGACAGGACTGCACTTCGACGATATCAACAAGCTGCTTTCGGCGTTTCGAGCATTGCTCGATAACGGGGCAAGTCTCATCGTCATCGAGCACAATTTGGACGTAATAAAGACGGCCGATTGGGTCATCGACCTTGGCCCGGAAGGCGGTGTAGGCGGCGGTGAGCTCGTAGCTATCGGGCCGCCGGAAAAGATCGCAAGAGAGCCCGCGTCTCATACGGGACGCTTTCTCAAAGAAGTTCTAAATTGA
- a CDS encoding PqqD family protein, whose translation MRRKAPRAINENKVVQEINDETLIYDIGSHRAYCLNTVSSIVWRNCNGQNDTEAIARILTERLRSEVPDEMVWLALDQLEKAELVDSAGQIPAALTSVSRREAIRRVGLASAVALPMVASLVAPPAASAQSCIANNGTCTASSQCCSNCCKNVGGGINECKPGGGACLP comes from the coding sequence ATGCGCAGAAAAGCCCCAAGGGCAATTAATGAGAATAAGGTGGTTCAAGAGATCAATGATGAGACCTTGATCTATGATATCGGGTCACACCGGGCCTACTGTTTGAATACGGTCTCGTCGATCGTCTGGCGAAATTGCAATGGCCAAAATGATACTGAGGCAATTGCAAGAATATTGACCGAAAGATTGAGGTCTGAAGTGCCGGACGAAATGGTTTGGCTTGCATTGGATCAGCTTGAAAAAGCAGAGCTTGTTGATTCCGCTGGTCAGATTCCGGCGGCACTTACATCCGTGTCTCGTCGCGAGGCGATTCGCAGGGTCGGCTTGGCATCGGCGGTGGCATTGCCTATGGTTGCCTCCCTTGTGGCTCCGCCCGCGGCCAGTGCTCAGTCCTGTATCGCTAATAACGGGACTTGTACTGCAAGCTCGCAGTGCTGCAGCAACTGCTGCAAAAACGTGGGCGGCGGTATCAACGAATGTAAGCCGGGCGGCGGTGCGTGTCTGCCATAA
- a CDS encoding L,D-transpeptidase family protein, with the protein MRVFATSFLFLLLSATVFGQTKSPTPSPVKVPFPEARQAVVVTSKKWDSTSGTAALFERASAKAGWKRVGDKFPVLLGRSGMAWAQDSAPEKVSEFKKEGDGRSPAGLFPVTFAFGTASKPEQLAFPYIKVVRDTECVDDPRSSHYNKIVERMKVGNCDWKSSEKMLEYVEEYGLGAFVAYNTYPVVAGNGSCIFLHVWKDAATPTSGCTSMERRNVERVVSWLDNEKNPYLVQLPESEFKRYRKAWNLPKL; encoded by the coding sequence ATGAGAGTTTTTGCAACTTCGTTTCTTTTTCTGCTGCTTTCTGCAACGGTCTTCGGCCAGACCAAATCTCCGACGCCGTCGCCCGTCAAGGTCCCGTTCCCGGAAGCTCGGCAGGCTGTCGTCGTAACCTCGAAAAAGTGGGACTCCACATCAGGCACGGCAGCTCTTTTCGAACGTGCAAGTGCAAAAGCAGGCTGGAAACGTGTCGGCGATAAATTCCCTGTCCTTTTGGGACGCAGCGGAATGGCGTGGGCACAGGACTCGGCTCCGGAAAAAGTTTCCGAGTTCAAAAAAGAGGGTGATGGCAGATCACCCGCAGGACTTTTCCCGGTTACGTTTGCCTTTGGAACCGCATCGAAGCCGGAGCAATTAGCCTTTCCCTATATCAAGGTCGTTCGCGACACTGAATGTGTTGACGACCCGCGTTCAAGCCACTACAACAAGATCGTAGAAAGAATGAAGGTCGGCAATTGCGATTGGAAGTCGTCGGAAAAGATGCTCGAATACGTTGAGGAATATGGGCTTGGGGCTTTTGTTGCGTACAACACGTATCCCGTAGTTGCAGGCAATGGTTCTTGCATCTTTCTGCACGTATGGAAAGATGCCGCAACGCCTACCAGCGGATGCACCTCGATGGAGCGCCGAAATGTCGAACGGGTCGTTTCGTGGCTCGACAATGAAAAGAATCCCTATTTGGTTCAGTTACCGGAATCCGAATTTAAGCGTTACAGAAAGGCGTGGAACCTGCCGAAACTTTAA
- a CDS encoding M50 family metallopeptidase gives MLTKYQVARDAEPQVSLLLFAIAASIGLWILSMFLPFVNYFLYPLQLFATFVHEGGHVLATLVTGNSVQSMTVAPDASGAVFSQATGWVAPLFISSAGYLGTTIFGAGLLAWLRYGFNSRIALYGSAGFVAVLTVLFGLFAPIFSFFATVTVGGVFFTLISGAFLAAALFLIAKFAAPKWANFALAFLAVQCLLNAMFSIVDLFFIASFTDTHSDAANMAAATGIPAVVWAVLWFGISAAIIFVGIRIYAVKKGKSPDLLFND, from the coding sequence ATGCTGACAAAATATCAGGTCGCCCGCGACGCAGAGCCTCAGGTCTCATTGCTTTTGTTCGCCATCGCAGCGAGCATCGGTCTTTGGATACTGTCTATGTTCCTGCCTTTCGTGAACTACTTTCTGTATCCGCTTCAGCTGTTTGCGACATTCGTTCATGAGGGCGGACACGTTTTGGCGACGCTCGTAACCGGCAACTCGGTGCAAAGCATGACAGTAGCTCCGGACGCTAGCGGAGCTGTCTTTTCGCAGGCGACGGGCTGGGTTGCACCTCTTTTCATATCGAGTGCGGGATATCTCGGCACCACGATCTTCGGCGCCGGGCTACTCGCTTGGTTGCGTTACGGCTTCAACTCGCGGATAGCTCTTTACGGTTCTGCCGGATTCGTCGCGGTCCTGACAGTGCTTTTCGGTTTGTTCGCCCCGATCTTCAGCTTTTTTGCGACCGTCACCGTCGGCGGCGTGTTTTTTACGCTTATTTCCGGAGCCTTTTTGGCCGCAGCACTGTTTTTGATCGCGAAATTCGCTGCGCCGAAATGGGCAAATTTCGCTCTTGCGTTCCTTGCTGTGCAGTGTCTTTTGAACGCTATGTTCAGCATCGTGGATCTGTTCTTTATCGCGTCATTCACGGATACTCATTCCGACGCGGCAAATATGGCAGCAGCGACGGGCATTCCGGCAGTGGTATGGGCGGTTCTTTGGTTCGGCATTTCGGCGGCGATCATTTTTGTCGGTATCCGCATCTATGCGGTCAAGAAAGGAAAATCACCCGACCTGCTGTTCAACGATTGA
- the moaC gene encoding cyclic pyranopterin monophosphate synthase MoaC, whose protein sequence is MSELSHFDEAGKIKMVDVSAKEWTVRRAVASGRVLLSQETIAKLRDRSNPKGEPIEIARIAGIMAAKRTSDLIPLCHQIALSKVNIDAEFTDRGIELRGEAITNAQTGVEMEALTAVSVAALTIYDMCKAVQKDIVITDIRLESKTGGKEDYERTLR, encoded by the coding sequence ATGTCCGAACTTTCGCATTTTGATGAGGCCGGAAAGATAAAGATGGTGGACGTATCGGCCAAAGAATGGACCGTTCGCCGAGCCGTTGCCTCCGGCAGAGTGCTCCTTTCGCAGGAAACCATCGCTAAGCTGCGGGATAGATCGAACCCAAAAGGCGAGCCGATAGAAATTGCTCGAATAGCCGGCATCATGGCAGCGAAGAGGACCTCTGACCTGATACCGCTTTGCCATCAGATCGCTCTTTCCAAGGTCAATATCGACGCCGAATTCACGGATCGAGGCATCGAACTCCGCGGCGAAGCCATCACAAATGCACAGACCGGCGTCGAAATGGAAGCCTTGACCGCAGTTTCGGTCGCCGCTTTGACCATCTACGATATGTGCAAGGCTGTGCAGAAAGATATTGTCATCACGGACATTCGGCTTGAGTCAAAGACCGGCGGAAAAGAGGACTATGAACGAACTTTGCGTTAA
- a CDS encoding DUF2029 domain-containing protein, with translation MKKFFLKYITIFRVLAVAATLIVVVSSSSKMIRSPLAKGDTSVYLHAAEVILNGGNIYATTQIPAEQGGSYYLYLPLLAILFVPFTFLPINISIVLWTLINVLLVFWSVKTFYEAMTGHRFFDLTTVERWVMMGIPILLTLRYLLHNLSYGQVNILILAMLVLALKYGRREHGILQGIWAGLAGIVKVTAVPFMFWLFIKEGLKTKAGLFAGVLLGAVLIPSLVVGFGVNLDYVAYWLNNIVLSDSLTASHVPGSINTSVTAVLNRLFGNEPAMNLNGMPIYFTLVNLSPAALSFLSKASQLLVLATLGYYAFRFRKSDDLYSRWGGAAFAFTMIPLFAPTAQKHYFVVLLPAYVFSVYVWHFVGNRDKWFRGLVAASAAIAGLGLQELLGETVSDAMFAAGALPLGTMLLAAAIFRAAQNGILANEPITDTVS, from the coding sequence TTGAAGAAGTTTTTCCTTAAATACATCACGATCTTTCGGGTACTTGCGGTCGCGGCGACGCTGATCGTGGTCGTCAGTTCGAGCAGCAAGATGATCCGAAGCCCGCTGGCGAAAGGCGACACATCGGTTTACCTGCACGCCGCCGAGGTCATATTGAATGGCGGAAACATCTACGCTACCACGCAGATACCTGCTGAGCAGGGCGGATCGTATTATCTGTACCTTCCGCTGCTTGCGATACTGTTCGTTCCGTTCACGTTTCTGCCGATAAATATCTCCATTGTCTTGTGGACGCTTATCAATGTTCTGCTGGTCTTTTGGTCCGTAAAGACATTTTACGAGGCGATGACCGGACACCGGTTCTTTGACCTGACAACTGTTGAGCGATGGGTGATGATGGGCATCCCCATTCTGTTAACGCTCCGCTATCTGCTTCACAACCTTTCATACGGACAGGTCAACATACTCATCCTCGCGATGCTGGTCTTGGCGCTCAAATACGGCCGCCGGGAACATGGGATATTACAGGGAATATGGGCAGGGCTTGCGGGTATCGTCAAGGTCACGGCGGTGCCATTCATGTTCTGGCTGTTCATCAAAGAAGGCCTAAAGACAAAAGCGGGTCTCTTTGCGGGGGTCCTTTTGGGGGCAGTCTTGATCCCGAGCCTCGTTGTCGGCTTCGGCGTGAATTTGGACTACGTTGCGTATTGGCTGAACAACATCGTCCTGAGCGATTCTCTAACGGCTTCGCATGTTCCTGGCTCGATAAACACATCGGTCACAGCTGTTTTGAACAGATTGTTCGGCAACGAGCCGGCGATGAACTTGAACGGCATGCCGATATATTTCACGCTGGTCAACCTGTCGCCTGCGGCATTGTCTTTTCTTTCAAAAGCGTCCCAACTGCTGGTTCTTGCCACACTTGGTTATTACGCTTTCAGGTTTCGAAAGAGTGACGACCTCTATTCCCGATGGGGCGGAGCCGCATTTGCATTCACGATGATCCCGCTTTTCGCTCCGACGGCACAGAAACACTATTTCGTCGTTCTGCTTCCCGCGTATGTGTTTTCGGTTTACGTCTGGCATTTTGTTGGCAATCGGGACAAGTGGTTTCGCGGCTTGGTTGCGGCTTCGGCGGCGATCGCGGGGCTTGGATTACAGGAGCTGTTGGGCGAAACGGTCTCGGATGCGATGTTCGCGGCGGGAGCTTTGCCGCTCGGGACGATGCTTTTGGCCGCCGCAATATTTCGAGCTGCTCAAAATGGAATACTCGCAAATGAGCCGATTACAGATACAGTATCTTGA
- a CDS encoding molybdopterin molybdotransferase MoeA, whose amino-acid sequence MITIPQALKIVAREVTPLRSERIDIADAVGRVLAEDMVADIDLPPFDRSQMDGYAVRAADTANVPVDLVIVGESAAGRGWDGKLKKGEAVRIMTGARVPVGADAVQKVEVTKELGGVVTIFETVKRGMSVVKRGSEVKKGRRLLRAGDLITTHNIATLASFGYAKVRVAKMPRVAILSTGSEIVDINKRPRKDQIRNSNSVMLASMTASAGGLPTIFPHVGDTLTEITTAIRQAAKSTDVLVITGGVSVGKYDLTKDALASLGAEPFFDKVALKPGKPTVFGRLGKTLIFGLPGNPVSAAVTFHLFVRRVILAMQGACEKSCPTGYAIAKRDVRGTRDRDAYLPATLSTDKHGRLIVDAVKGTGSSDLVSLGQAQVLVLIPRGTALKEGEPVKILYL is encoded by the coding sequence ATGATCACTATTCCACAAGCCCTCAAGATCGTCGCTCGCGAGGTCACGCCGCTCCGCAGCGAGCGTATCGACATCGCCGATGCGGTCGGGCGTGTGCTGGCGGAGGACATGGTTGCGGATATCGATCTGCCGCCTTTTGACCGTTCGCAGATGGACGGTTATGCGGTTAGGGCGGCGGATACTGCGAATGTTCCGGTCGATCTTGTGATCGTTGGCGAATCGGCGGCTGGCCGCGGTTGGGACGGTAAGCTGAAAAAGGGCGAGGCCGTGAGGATCATGACCGGCGCACGCGTGCCGGTCGGCGCCGATGCGGTTCAGAAGGTGGAAGTGACGAAAGAGTTGGGCGGCGTAGTGACCATATTTGAGACGGTAAAGCGCGGAATGTCGGTCGTGAAACGAGGCTCCGAGGTAAAAAAAGGCCGCCGCCTTTTGCGTGCTGGCGATCTGATCACAACGCACAATATCGCGACACTCGCCTCGTTCGGCTATGCAAAAGTGCGCGTCGCGAAAATGCCGCGTGTCGCCATCCTCTCGACCGGCAGCGAGATCGTCGATATAAATAAAAGACCGAGAAAGGACCAGATCCGCAACTCGAACTCAGTGATGCTCGCCTCGATGACTGCCTCTGCCGGCGGTTTACCAACGATCTTCCCGCACGTCGGCGATACGCTCACGGAGATCACAACCGCCATCCGCCAAGCCGCGAAAAGCACCGACGTTCTCGTTATAACCGGCGGCGTTTCTGTTGGAAAATACGACCTGACCAAAGACGCATTAGCGAGCCTCGGAGCCGAACCATTCTTCGATAAGGTCGCCCTTAAACCCGGCAAGCCGACCGTGTTCGGCCGACTTGGAAAGACGCTGATCTTTGGCCTGCCGGGCAATCCTGTTTCGGCTGCGGTCACATTTCACCTATTTGTGCGGCGTGTGATCCTGGCAATGCAGGGAGCCTGCGAAAAGAGTTGTCCTACGGGCTACGCAATTGCAAAACGGGACGTCCGCGGCACTCGCGACCGCGACGCGTACCTTCCCGCAACGCTCTCCACTGATAAACACGGCCGCCTGATCGTTGACGCCGTAAAAGGCACCGGTTCTTCAGATCTGGTAAGCCTAGGTCAGGCACAGGTGCTTGTATTGATCCCACGCGGCACGGCCCTCAAAGAAGGCGAGCCGGTCAAGATACTGTATCTGTAA